From Lepus europaeus isolate LE1 chromosome 3, mLepTim1.pri, whole genome shotgun sequence, a single genomic window includes:
- the RNF146 gene encoding E3 ubiquitin-protein ligase RNF146, producing the protein MMAGCGEIDHSINMLPTNKKANESCSNTAPSLTVPECAICLQTCVHPVSLPCKHVFCYLCVKGASWLGKRCALCRQEIPEDFLDKPTLLSPEELKAASRGNGEYAWYYEGRNGWWQYDERTSRELEDAFSKGKKNTEMLIAGFLYVADLENMVQYRRNEHGRRRKIKRDIIDIPKKGVAGLRLDCDTSAVNLARESSADGADSVSAQSGASVQPPVASSVRPLTSVDGQLTSPATPSPDASTSLEDSLAHLQLSGDNIAERSHRGEGEEDHESPSSGRVPDTSIEETESDASSDSEEVSAVTAQHSLTQQRLLVPNANQTVADRSVAGGTVSVRSRRPDGQCTVTEV; encoded by the exons AT gATGGCTGGCTGTGGTGAAATTGATCACTCGATAAACATGCTTCCTACGAACAAGAAAGCAAATGAGTCCTGTTCTAATACCGCACCTTCTCTCACCGTCCCTGAGTGTGCCATTTGTCTTCAAACTTGTGTTCACCCAGTCAGTCTGCCCTGTAAACATGTTTTCTGCTATCTGTGTGTAAAGGGAGCTTCATGGCTTGGAAAACGATGTGCTCTTTGTCGACAAGAAATTCCTGAGGATTTCCTTGACAAGCCAACTTTGTTGTCACCAGAGGAACTCAAGGCAGCAAGTAGAGGAAATGGTGAATATGCATGGTATTATGAAGGAAGAAATGGGTGGTGGCAGTATGATGAGCGtactagtagagagctggaagaTGCTTTTTCCAAAGGTAAAAAGAACACTGAAATGTTAATTGCTGGGTTTCTGTATGTTGCTGATCTTGAAAATATGGTTCAATATAGGAGAAATGAACATGGACGTCGTAGGAAGATTAAGCGAGATATAATAGATATACCAAAGAAGGGAGTAGCTGGACTTAGGCTGGACTGTGACACTAGTGCCGTAAACCTAGCAAGAGAGAGCTCTGCCGATGGAGCGGACAGTGTATCAGCACAGAGCGGAGCTTCTGTTCAGCCTCCAGTGGCGTCGTCTGTAAGGCCTCTAACATCAGTAGATGGCCAGTTAACAAGCCCTGCAACACCATCTCCTGATGCAAGCACCTCTTTGGAAGACTCTCTTGCTCATTTACAGCTCAGTGGAGACAACATAGCTGAAAGGAGTCACAGAGGGGAAGGCGAAGAAGATCATGAATCACCATCTTCAGGCAGGGTACCGGACACCTCCAttgaggaaactgaatcagatGCCAGTAGTGATAGTGAGGAAGTATCTGCAGTTACTGCACAGCACTCTTTGACTCAACAGAGACTTTTGGTTCCTAATGCAAACCAGACAGTAGCTGATCGATCAGTAGCAGGGGGAACAGTGAGTGTCCGATCTAGAAGGCCTGATGGACAGTGCACAGTAACTGAAGTTTAA